The following are encoded in a window of Spiroplasma tabanidicola genomic DNA:
- a CDS encoding ribosomal-processing cysteine protease Prp encodes MVLARFNFKNENIKKVTVSGHAEADNYGNDLVCAGITAIISGTLNGLDQLYKKDVELIVLENEIVIIVKKDSKDLQKILIFLLIQLQTIEIQYPKNFKIEEVL; translated from the coding sequence ATGGTTTTAGCAAGGTTTAACTTTAAAAATGAGAATATTAAGAAAGTTACAGTTTCAGGACATGCTGAAGCAGATAATTATGGAAATGATTTAGTTTGTGCTGGAATTACCGCTATTATTTCAGGAACCTTAAATGGACTAGATCAATTGTATAAAAAAGATGTTGAACTAATAGTTCTTGAAAATGAAATAGTTATTATAGTAAAAAAAGATTCAAAAGATCTTCAAAAAATACTAATATTTTTATTAATTCAATTACAAACTATAGAAATTCAATATCCAAAAAATTTTAAAATAGAGGAGGTGCTTTAA
- a CDS encoding Sapep family Mn(2+)-dependent dipeptidase — translation MKINKEVLLGRYFDEAIENTKKIVAMPSYRRDLTKGSKLPQDTLNVLNYCIDLCKSWGLKTFVSEELKYGYADYGDGDKLFVIICHLDVVPPGNISEWINPPFEPKIIDDKLYGRGAFDDKGPTMMNLFAFKYLIDNGFKSNYKIRFIFGTCEETNWECMENYIANEKLCDLGYVPDGHFPVVYAEKWIADLDLIGDFKCNFEIIGGQAYNAVNDLVSYIGPKIDLIQNELEKINVKSYVENEILYVKGISAHGSLPFKGVSASNSLLFVLNKLNFDHPLIKFVANDIYADYEMKNIFGNLEDETGVLTACNGIIDINKKSFKYTLNLRIPCTRDVQKDVVEKLSSYLIEKNIKTNTVKLEDRVYFPKDSEVVTKMMSIYQEVTGDYKTEPIAIGGGTFAKSMPNIIAFGAEFDLNDSTMHSYNEYVKIEDLKKMIEIYAKSIVLLTYNQ, via the coding sequence ATGAAAATAAATAAAGAAGTTTTATTAGGTAGGTACTTTGATGAAGCTATTGAAAACACTAAAAAAATTGTAGCAATGCCAAGTTATCGTAGAGATTTAACAAAAGGAAGTAAATTGCCACAAGATACATTAAATGTTTTAAATTATTGTATTGATTTATGCAAAAGCTGAGGGTTAAAAACTTTTGTCTCAGAAGAACTTAAATATGGATATGCAGATTATGGAGATGGTGACAAATTATTTGTTATAATTTGTCATTTAGACGTTGTTCCTCCCGGAAATATAAGTGAATGAATAAATCCTCCATTTGAGCCAAAAATAATTGATGATAAATTGTATGGTAGAGGTGCTTTTGATGATAAAGGACCAACAATGATGAATTTATTTGCTTTTAAATATTTAATAGATAATGGTTTTAAATCAAACTATAAAATAAGATTTATATTTGGAACTTGTGAAGAGACAAATTGAGAATGTATGGAAAATTATATTGCAAATGAAAAACTATGTGACCTAGGTTATGTACCAGATGGACATTTTCCAGTAGTATATGCTGAAAAATGAATTGCAGATTTAGATTTAATTGGTGATTTTAAATGTAATTTTGAAATTATAGGGGGTCAAGCTTACAATGCTGTTAATGATCTTGTAAGTTATATCGGTCCAAAAATTGATTTAATTCAAAATGAATTAGAAAAAATAAATGTTAAAAGTTATGTTGAAAATGAAATTTTATATGTAAAAGGTATTTCTGCTCATGGAAGTCTTCCGTTTAAAGGGGTTTCTGCAAGTAACTCATTGTTATTTGTTTTAAATAAACTTAATTTTGATCATCCCTTAATAAAATTTGTTGCAAATGATATTTATGCTGATTATGAAATGAAAAATATTTTTGGTAATCTAGAAGATGAAACTGGTGTTTTAACAGCGTGTAATGGAATTATTGATATTAATAAAAAATCTTTTAAATATACTTTAAACTTAAGAATTCCTTGTACAAGAGATGTTCAAAAAGATGTAGTAGAAAAATTATCAAGTTATTTAATTGAAAAGAACATAAAGACAAATACAGTTAAACTTGAAGATAGAGTATATTTCCCAAAAGACAGCGAAGTAGTAACAAAAATGATGTCTATTTATCAAGAAGTAACAGGAGATTATAAAACTGAACCAATTGCAATTGGTGGAGGAACATTTGCAAAATCAATGCCTAATATAATTGCTTTTGGAGCAGAATTTGATTTAAATGATTCAACAATGCATTCATATAATGAATATGTAAAAATTGAAGATTTAAAAAAAATGATTGAAATATATGCAAAATCCATAGTCTTATTAACCTATAATCAATAA
- a CDS encoding ferritin-like domain-containing protein produces MDKKIQQDLQKYIEEHAKMQFNCYNLSKNCDDLGYPGFTHFFQVQAQDEFVHQRRIMNYLLDRSQSFEAPSVSAEKVSYKSITEILKAYVDHRTHFANITNEFANNAKEAKDYTTFKFYEWFSIDFYEEIAEINDLIDWLNMPNSNHYEIDKNAAKRDNPDTLAVVDPFAPHK; encoded by the coding sequence ATGGACAAAAAAATTCAACAAGATTTACAAAAATACATTGAAGAACATGCAAAAATGCAATTTAATTGTTATAACTTGAGTAAAAATTGCGATGATTTAGGATATCCTGGATTTACACATTTCTTTCAAGTTCAAGCGCAAGATGAATTTGTACATCAAAGACGAATAATGAATTATTTATTGGACAGAAGTCAAAGTTTTGAAGCACCAAGTGTTAGTGCAGAAAAAGTTAGTTACAAAAGCATTACTGAAATTTTAAAAGCTTATGTTGATCATCGCACTCACTTTGCAAATATCACAAATGAATTTGCAAATAACGCAAAAGAAGCAAAAGACTATACAACATTTAAATTTTATGAATGATTCTCAATTGATTTTTATGAAGAGATTGCAGAAATAAATGATTTAATTGATTGACTAAATATGCCAAATTCAAATCATTATGAAATTGACAAAAATGCTGCAAAACGTGATAACCCAGATACACTAGCTGTAGTTGATCCATTTGCACCACATAAATAA
- the rsmI gene encoding 16S rRNA (cytidine(1402)-2'-O)-methyltransferase has protein sequence MVVQKTFKDKKPIIYLVGTPIGNINDFSFRAINILKEVNKIYCEDTRTSKTLLDNYKIKNNLIALHKFNENFKTDNIKNDIENNLNIAIISDAGVPGISDPGLKILNNLSQEILNFSISAVNCGPAYIHALVISGFDFVKNCFLGFLSKKPDQISEQVLNIVKSDKDIVISFYESVHRIVNTMNVFFNILNHNVEVTICRELTKVNEEIIRGSLKEVWNYVNSDDFVKKGEFVVVLNKGAVKKEKKIILDDLIEEVDILIDNGLAKKDAIKEVAKKFGINKNSLYNEFHKK, from the coding sequence TTGGTAGTACAAAAAACTTTTAAAGACAAAAAACCAATCATTTATCTAGTTGGAACTCCAATTGGAAACATAAATGATTTTTCTTTTCGAGCAATAAATATTTTAAAAGAAGTTAATAAAATATATTGCGAAGATACAAGAACAAGTAAAACGCTTTTAGATAATTATAAAATTAAAAATAACTTGATTGCACTTCATAAATTTAATGAAAACTTTAAAACAGATAACATAAAAAATGATATAGAAAATAATTTAAATATAGCAATTATTAGTGACGCTGGTGTGCCTGGGATTTCAGATCCGGGATTAAAAATATTAAATAATCTTTCTCAAGAAATTTTGAATTTTTCAATCTCAGCAGTTAATTGTGGTCCTGCATATATTCACGCATTAGTTATATCAGGTTTTGATTTTGTAAAAAACTGTTTTTTAGGATTTTTGTCAAAAAAACCTGACCAAATAAGCGAGCAAGTATTAAACATTGTAAAAAGTGATAAAGATATTGTAATTTCTTTTTATGAATCAGTTCATCGTATTGTAAATACGATGAATGTATTTTTTAATATTTTAAATCATAATGTTGAAGTTACAATTTGTAGAGAATTAACTAAAGTTAACGAAGAAATAATAAGAGGTTCTTTAAAAGAAGTTTGAAACTATGTTAATAGTGATGATTTTGTTAAAAAAGGAGAATTTGTTGTTGTTTTAAATAAAGGCGCAGTTAAAAAAGAAAAAAAAATTATTTTAGATGATTTAATAGAAGAAGTTGATATTTTGATTGATAATGGATTAGCTAAAAAAGATGCTATAAAAGAAGTTGCTAAAAAATTTGGTATTAATAAAAATAGTTTATATAATGAATTTCACAAAAAGTAG
- the rpmA gene encoding 50S ribosomal protein L27 has product MCFLLGLQYFASKKGVGSTKNGRDSESKRLGAKKADGQFANAGSIIFRQRGTKIHAGTNVGRGGDDTLFALVSGIVKYERFGKNRTRAIVVPQQQK; this is encoded by the coding sequence ATGTGTTTTTTATTAGGATTACAATATTTTGCTTCTAAAAAAGGAGTTGGGTCAACTAAAAATGGTAGAGACTCAGAATCAAAACGTTTAGGAGCAAAAAAAGCAGATGGACAATTTGCAAATGCTGGTTCAATAATATTTAGACAAAGAGGAACTAAAATTCATGCTGGTACAAACGTTGGGCGTGGTGGAGATGATACATTATTTGCATTAGTTTCAGGAATTGTTAAATATGAAAGATTTGGTAAAAATAGAACTAGAGCAATAGTTGTACCTCAACAACAAAAATAA
- a CDS encoding LemA family protein, translated as MNMLTPNIENNINADANKKPSRSAFGTFFWYFLFILIIPIFIHIGNMNYLRRMNVKVSESESGIDVQLKRRRDTLLKLIDAVKGSIKFEKETLSTIVSMRSGVGIEGMMKNQRAMDSIQRGINIQMENYPNLKSTDNIRELMDATRDIEEDISAQRRIYNQNVSEFNQSIAVYPMNQAAASLKYVNKYFFEITEAEREDVVINFD; from the coding sequence ATGAATATGTTAACACCAAATATTGAAAATAATATTAATGCGGATGCAAATAAAAAACCAAGTAGAAGTGCCTTTGGAACATTTTTTTGATATTTCTTATTTATTTTAATCATTCCAATTTTTATACATATTGGAAATATGAACTACTTAAGAAGAATGAATGTTAAGGTAAGTGAATCAGAATCTGGAATTGATGTTCAACTTAAAAGAAGAAGAGATACATTATTGAAATTAATAGATGCTGTAAAAGGAAGTATTAAGTTTGAAAAAGAAACTTTATCAACAATTGTTTCTATGAGATCTGGAGTTGGTATTGAAGGAATGATGAAAAATCAAAGAGCAATGGATTCTATCCAAAGAGGAATTAATATTCAAATGGAAAACTATCCAAATTTAAAATCTACAGATAATATTAGAGAATTAATGGATGCAACAAGAGATATTGAAGAAGATATCTCTGCACAGAGAAGAATTTACAATCAAAATGTAAGTGAATTTAACCAAAGTATTGCGGTTTATCCAATGAACCAAGCCGCAGCTTCTTTAAAATATGTAAATAAATATTTCTTTGAAATCACTGAAGCTGAACGTGAAGATGTAGTTATTAACTTTGATTAA
- a CDS encoding LemA family protein, translated as MQVAPGQELNNINNNANQPVKASFLGILFWLFLFLLIIPIFVHIGINNRIKRLKVKINQGESDIDVQLKLRKDLLLKLIDSVKGSIKFEKELLSTLTSMRTGSGLENSAKNSKILDKIGKEINLQMENYPDLKSTSAIRDLMNSTSEVEETISYARRNYNDAVSTYNQVVSTYPSNVVAKFSRCKYRSFFEVADWDRDDVELKF; from the coding sequence ATGCAAGTCGCACCAGGTCAAGAATTAAATAACATTAACAACAATGCAAATCAACCTGTAAAAGCAAGTTTTTTGGGTATTTTATTTTGATTATTTTTATTTTTATTAATTATTCCAATTTTTGTGCATATTGGCATTAACAATAGAATTAAACGTTTAAAAGTAAAAATTAATCAAGGAGAATCTGATATTGATGTTCAACTTAAATTGAGAAAAGATTTACTATTGAAATTAATCGATTCTGTAAAAGGGAGCATTAAGTTTGAAAAAGAATTGTTATCAACACTTACATCAATGAGAACGGGTTCAGGTTTGGAAAATAGTGCAAAAAATTCAAAAATTTTAGATAAAATTGGTAAAGAAATAAATTTGCAAATGGAAAACTACCCAGACTTAAAATCAACAAGTGCAATTAGAGATTTGATGAATTCAACAAGCGAAGTTGAAGAAACAATCTCATATGCAAGAAGAAATTATAATGATGCAGTTAGTACTTATAATCAAGTTGTTTCAACTTATCCATCAAATGTAGTTGCTAAATTTTCAAGATGTAAATATAGATCATTTTTTGAAGTAGCAGATTGAGATAGAGATGATGTTGAATTAAAATTTTAA
- the greA gene encoding transcription elongation factor GreA, which translates to MDKDIILTEEGLEEVKQELNNLINVVRPEVIAELVEARAQGDLSENADYDAARNRQAEVEARIKELETMISRAKIISSDVKTSEVKIGNTVLFKNIKINKQMEIKIVGAIEADPFEGKISNESPLAKAMLGKKVKDIIEVRELKEPYKIEILTIK; encoded by the coding sequence ATGGATAAAGATATAATTTTAACCGAAGAAGGTCTTGAAGAAGTAAAACAAGAATTAAATAATTTAATAAATGTAGTTAGACCTGAAGTTATTGCTGAATTAGTTGAAGCAAGAGCGCAAGGGGACTTATCTGAAAATGCTGATTATGATGCAGCAAGAAATAGACAAGCTGAGGTAGAAGCAAGAATTAAAGAACTTGAAACAATGATTTCAAGAGCAAAAATCATTTCAAGTGATGTAAAAACTTCTGAAGTAAAAATTGGAAATACAGTTTTGTTTAAAAATATAAAAATTAATAAACAAATGGAAATTAAAATAGTTGGTGCAATAGAAGCTGATCCTTTTGAAGGGAAAATCTCAAACGAATCACCTTTAGCAAAAGCTATGTTGGGTAAAAAAGTGAAAGATATCATTGAAGTTAGAGAATTAAAAGAACCATATAAAATAGAAATTCTGACAATTAAGTAA
- the pyrH gene encoding UMP kinase, which yields MALKFKRVLLKISGEALKGSSDEIYDKVKLEDTARQVISLTREGLQVGIVVGGGNIWRGKLAGTLELQKIDADYMGMFATIMNALAIEATIKKMGFEKVKVYSSLEIRTVTSSYNYRNAREKLDEGYIVIFAGGTGFSYFTTDTGACIRGIEIEADALLMAKNGTKGVYDSDPNINPNAKFLSNLSFHDLVVKNLKVMDSTAASLAHDGKLDIVVFDMNGQDNIIKIAHGELEATFIK from the coding sequence ATGGCATTAAAATTTAAACGTGTATTGTTAAAAATTTCAGGAGAGGCACTTAAGGGTAGCTCGGATGAAATTTATGATAAGGTTAAATTGGAAGATACTGCAAGACAAGTTATAAGTTTAACAAGAGAAGGACTACAAGTTGGTATTGTAGTTGGAGGAGGAAATATTTGAAGAGGTAAATTAGCTGGTACTTTAGAATTACAAAAAATTGATGCTGACTATATGGGTATGTTTGCAACAATTATGAATGCACTAGCAATTGAAGCTACCATCAAAAAAATGGGATTTGAAAAAGTTAAAGTGTATTCTTCTTTAGAAATTAGAACAGTAACAAGTAGTTATAATTATAGAAATGCAAGAGAAAAATTAGATGAAGGATATATTGTTATTTTTGCCGGAGGAACTGGATTTAGTTACTTTACAACAGATACTGGAGCTTGTATTAGAGGAATTGAAATTGAAGCAGATGCATTATTAATGGCAAAAAATGGAACAAAAGGTGTATATGACTCAGATCCAAATATTAATCCAAATGCAAAGTTTTTATCAAATTTATCATTCCATGATTTAGTGGTAAAAAACTTGAAGGTAATGGATTCAACTGCTGCAAGTTTAGCGCATGATGGAAAACTAGATATTGTAGTTTTTGATATGAACGGACAAGACAATATTATTAAAATTGCTCATGGAGAATTAGAAGCAACGTTTATCAAATAA
- the rpsB gene encoding 30S ribosomal protein S2 — protein MAKDLTRDQLWDAGAHFGHQTKRWNPKMKPYIYGEKNKNHIIDLQQTLWRLDDVKKLITNIGAKKEKVIFVGTKRTAKNAVKEAALRSGNFFVNSRWLGGTLTNMKTISLRIKALWDIENEEKTGKINLRPKKEQILIKKEKAKLEKTLGGIKQMHKLPAVMFVVDPKNDEIAVKEARKLRIPVIGICDTNVDPDMVDYVIPANDDIQESVNLIVNYIVDVYADAAGLKLQPSTLKVVAQKKEDGVQGQRFGEGRAPRRFDEDRNASKNEESKKDLEANKAEKA, from the coding sequence ATGGCTAAGGACTTGACAAGAGATCAATTATGAGACGCAGGAGCTCACTTTGGACATCAAACTAAAAGATGAAATCCAAAAATGAAACCATATATTTATGGTGAAAAAAACAAAAATCATATTATTGATTTACAACAAACTCTATGAAGATTAGATGATGTTAAAAAATTAATAACTAATATAGGTGCTAAAAAAGAAAAAGTCATTTTTGTAGGAACTAAAAGAACTGCAAAAAACGCTGTAAAAGAAGCAGCTTTAAGAAGTGGAAATTTCTTTGTAAATTCAAGATGACTTGGTGGTACTTTAACAAATATGAAAACAATTTCATTACGTATTAAAGCGCTTTGAGATATTGAAAATGAAGAAAAAACAGGAAAAATTAATTTAAGACCTAAAAAAGAACAAATTTTAATTAAAAAAGAAAAAGCTAAGTTAGAAAAAACACTTGGTGGAATCAAGCAAATGCATAAATTGCCAGCAGTAATGTTTGTGGTTGATCCAAAAAACGACGAAATTGCTGTTAAAGAAGCGAGAAAATTAAGAATTCCAGTAATTGGTATTTGTGATACAAATGTTGATCCAGATATGGTAGATTATGTAATTCCGGCAAATGATGATATTCAAGAGTCAGTTAACTTAATTGTTAATTATATAGTTGATGTTTATGCTGATGCAGCAGGATTAAAATTACAACCAAGTACATTAAAAGTGGTAGCTCAGAAAAAAGAAGATGGTGTACAAGGACAAAGATTTGGTGAAGGAAGAGCTCCTAGAAGATTTGACGAAGATAGAAATGCTTCTAAAAATGAAGAATCAAAAAAAGATTTAGAAGCAAATAAAGCAGAAAAAGCTTAG
- a CDS encoding MATE family efflux transporter, protein MGMSETKEDLKKTKKELVVVEKRKDSEHKLAKIKKTKFEIEPFEKIKTPFYKISNPKEIFGMAIPIFIQLLFTILITQINLIAINNYMGGAYAEGTSKSVLAYNTLQFVPSLIATGTIIVSGNLIGQGRKEEVSRVIVTGLLVNLSIMLPIFVIITILSDTIVSWVGASSSQPITDINGQQILEPTELTYASHYYRYTNINLIMMSIYQVFVAGLQAFKKSKVVTIGTMIANVIDLSLISIILYGTNIPPVYSSLVLPITGLFQIFFMLFMCLKYIDFKVNKKRQLSWNYAKETLKTGLPITIEMGVWNLCNFGTSVAIGQLHIGTGNEWIILHRNANSIGQYSSAFIQAIGTVTAVFVSRKIGEKDKQGAYEIALECWKAAIYVTLISNIIMIAISYPLLLLLNSKDTAIPWGVSVLTIFSVKILFDTVNMTLLRALWSVGDLWYPILVSFVTMGIGMVALPFILVKALNIVEGPGLLCVYSAVVVDPFLRSIIYVNRWLKGKWQKYIHIVK, encoded by the coding sequence ATGGGCATGAGTGAAACAAAAGAAGATTTAAAAAAAACAAAAAAAGAATTAGTTGTTGTTGAAAAACGCAAAGATTCTGAACATAAATTAGCAAAAATTAAAAAAACTAAATTTGAAATTGAGCCATTCGAAAAGATCAAAACTCCTTTTTATAAAATCTCAAATCCAAAAGAGATATTTGGAATGGCTATCCCAATTTTTATTCAACTTTTATTTACTATTCTAATTACTCAAATAAACTTGATAGCAATTAACAATTACATGGGTGGTGCTTATGCTGAAGGAACTTCGAAATCTGTTTTAGCATATAACACATTACAATTTGTTCCGAGTTTAATTGCTACTGGAACAATAATTGTATCCGGAAATTTAATTGGACAAGGTAGAAAAGAAGAAGTTTCAAGAGTCATTGTTACAGGGTTATTGGTAAATCTTTCAATAATGCTACCAATTTTTGTTATTATCACAATTTTAAGTGACACAATTGTGAGTTGAGTTGGAGCATCGTCTTCTCAACCGATAACCGATATAAATGGGCAACAAATTTTAGAACCAACTGAATTAACATATGCTTCTCATTATTATCGTTATACAAATATAAATTTAATAATGATGTCAATTTATCAAGTTTTTGTAGCTGGTCTTCAAGCTTTTAAAAAAAGTAAAGTTGTAACAATTGGAACAATGATTGCCAATGTTATTGATTTAAGTTTAATTTCTATTATTTTGTATGGTACAAATATTCCTCCAGTATACAGCTCATTAGTTTTACCAATAACTGGTTTATTTCAAATATTTTTTATGTTATTTATGTGCTTAAAATATATTGATTTTAAAGTTAATAAAAAACGTCAATTAAGTTGAAATTATGCAAAAGAAACGTTAAAAACTGGTCTGCCAATTACCATTGAAATGGGAGTTTGAAATTTATGTAACTTTGGAACTTCAGTTGCGATTGGCCAATTGCACATAGGAACTGGAAATGAGTGAATAATTTTACATAGAAATGCAAATAGTATTGGGCAATATTCATCTGCATTTATTCAAGCAATCGGAACAGTAACAGCAGTTTTTGTATCAAGAAAAATCGGAGAAAAAGATAAACAAGGTGCCTATGAAATTGCCTTAGAATGTTGAAAAGCAGCAATTTATGTAACCTTGATTTCAAACATAATTATGATTGCTATTAGTTATCCTTTATTATTGCTTTTAAATTCTAAAGACACAGCAATTCCATGAGGAGTTTCTGTTCTAACAATTTTTTCGGTAAAAATATTATTTGATACTGTAAATATGACTTTATTACGTGCCTTATGAAGTGTTGGAGATTTATGATATCCAATTTTAGTATCGTTTGTAACCATGGGAATTGGAATGGTTGCATTACCATTTATACTTGTTAAAGCATTAAATATAGTTGAAGGTCCAGGACTATTATGTGTATATTCAGCTGTTGTGGTTGATCCTTTCTTAAGATCGATAATTTATGTAAATCGATGACTAAAAGGAAAATGACAAAAATATATTCATATTGTAAAATAA
- a CDS encoding energy-coupled thiamine transporter ThiT codes for MEKNKKTLNYVIACLTSLKTVVIIGLLIFYMIKVLNANQYDDDGELVKLDSSQKGLVYFAFISMIIAITFFAIAFVIYFIFDYENKIKLFCFSIVTFSIEGIICSSIMIKKSIFYFNKNSFKVFKNWRILDITLIGLLLGLYLLIDFISGFVPTLPFWITISLKYIILYFGAYILPISCTFTLCMLAAFMTILIPTTAAHTFIQYLFDYWIPTLCFFVAGFFKPNETIKNIYYQVFSWFIFVISPIFILYFCRVLSGVLYWLNPNAIGDDVFYSFVWNGRWSYSVIYNSFNTITDYVTLQILVPPICKSLSILRKRYFDNREIYY; via the coding sequence ATGGAAAAAAATAAAAAAACATTAAACTATGTAATTGCATGTTTAACATCTTTAAAAACAGTTGTTATTATTGGATTATTGATTTTTTATATGATTAAAGTTTTAAATGCTAATCAATATGATGATGATGGAGAACTTGTAAAACTAGACTCATCTCAAAAAGGTTTAGTTTATTTTGCATTTATATCGATGATAATTGCAATTACATTTTTTGCGATTGCATTTGTTATTTATTTTATTTTTGATTATGAAAATAAAATAAAATTATTTTGTTTTTCAATTGTAACATTTAGCATTGAAGGTATAATTTGTTCAAGTATCATGATAAAAAAAAGTATTTTTTATTTTAATAAAAATAGTTTTAAAGTATTTAAAAATTGAAGAATATTAGATATAACATTAATTGGACTATTATTAGGTTTATATTTATTAATTGATTTTATTTCAGGTTTTGTACCAACATTGCCATTTTGAATCACTATTTCTTTGAAATATATTATTTTATATTTTGGAGCGTATATTCTTCCTATATCTTGTACATTTACATTATGTATGTTGGCAGCATTTATGACAATATTAATACCAACAACTGCTGCACATACTTTTATACAATATTTATTCGACTATTGAATACCAACTTTATGTTTCTTTGTTGCAGGTTTTTTTAAACCAAACGAAACTATAAAAAACATATACTATCAAGTTTTTAGTTGATTTATTTTTGTAATATCTCCAATTTTTATATTATATTTTTGTAGAGTTCTATCAGGAGTTTTATATTGATTAAATCCAAATGCAATTGGAGATGATGTATTTTATTCGTTTGTTTGAAATGGTAGATGAAGTTATTCTGTTATATATAATTCTTTTAATACAATAACAGATTATGTAACTTTACAAATTTTAGTACCACCAATTTGTAAATCGCTATCAATTCTTAGAAAAAGATATTTTGATAATAGAGAAATTTATTACTAA
- the tsf gene encoding translation elongation factor Ts — MAVSPQQIKELREITSAGMMDCKKALEATNGVIDDAIIWLRENGLVKAAKKSDRIAAEGVAFAKTNGKRGIVFEVNSETDFVSKNEKFMSLIKEIGDALLAASAKTLEEALEVKLSSGTVKEACISATATIGEKIELRRFVSVDGDSIAVYNHANNRISVLLQFEGDISQEDAYDVCMHVAAMAPKYLSRDEVPQDFKDQEMHIIKENTDLTGKPENIAKGILEGKLSKKLAEVTLLDQGFVKDEKQTVGNFIKSKKATLKSMYRFEVGEGIEKVITDFAAEVAAQLKG; from the coding sequence ATGGCAGTAAGTCCACAACAAATTAAAGAATTAAGAGAAATAACATCAGCTGGTATGATGGATTGTAAAAAAGCATTAGAAGCAACAAATGGCGTAATTGATGATGCGATTATTTGACTAAGAGAAAATGGTTTAGTAAAAGCCGCTAAAAAATCAGATAGAATTGCAGCAGAAGGAGTTGCTTTTGCTAAAACAAATGGAAAAAGAGGAATTGTTTTTGAAGTTAATTCAGAAACAGACTTTGTTTCTAAAAACGAAAAATTCATGAGTCTTATTAAAGAAATAGGTGATGCATTATTAGCAGCAAGTGCAAAAACTTTAGAAGAAGCACTTGAAGTAAAACTTAGTTCAGGAACAGTTAAAGAAGCATGTATAAGTGCAACCGCAACTATCGGAGAAAAAATTGAATTAAGAAGATTTGTATCGGTAGATGGTGATTCAATTGCTGTTTACAATCATGCAAACAACAGAATTTCAGTGTTACTACAATTTGAAGGAGATATTTCACAAGAAGATGCTTATGATGTATGTATGCACGTAGCTGCAATGGCTCCTAAATATTTATCAAGAGATGAAGTGCCACAAGACTTTAAAGATCAAGAGATGCATATTATTAAGGAAAATACAGATCTAACTGGCAAACCTGAAAATATCGCTAAAGGAATTTTGGAAGGTAAATTAAGCAAAAAACTTGCAGAAGTTACTTTATTAGATCAAGGTTTTGTAAAAGACGAAAAACAAACAGTTGGTAACTTTATTAAATCAAAAAAAGCTACTTTAAAATCTATGTACAGATTTGAAGTAGGAGAAGGAATTGAAAAAGTAATTACTGATTTTGCAGCAGAAGTTGCAGCGCAATTGAAAGGTTAA